The Pangasianodon hypophthalmus isolate fPanHyp1 chromosome 25, fPanHyp1.pri, whole genome shotgun sequence nucleotide sequence cagtgtgtaacagggtgtgacagtgtgtaacagGGGGGGTGAGAGCAtgtgacagtgtgtaacagggtgtgacagtgtgtaacagggtgtgacagtgtgtaacagGGGGGGTGAGAGCAtgtgacagtgtgtaacagggtgtgacagtgtgtaacagggtgtgacagtgtgtaacagtgtgtgacagtgtgtaacagggtgtgacagtgtgtaacagGGGGTGAGAgcatgtaacagtgtgtaacagggtgtgacagtgtgtaacagGGGGTGAGAgcatgtaacagtgtgtaacagggtgtgacagtgtgtaacagGGGGGGTGAGAGCAtgtgacagtgtgtaacagggtgtgacagtgtgtaacagggtgtgacagtgtgtaacagGGGGGGTGAGAGCAtgtgacagtgtgtaacagggtgtgacagtgtgtaacagGGGGGGTGAGAGCAtgtgacagtgtgtaacagggtgtgacagtgtgtaacagggtgtgacagtgtgtaacagtgtgtgacagtgtgtaacagggtgtgacagtgtgtaacagGGGGTGAGAgcatgtaacagtgtgtaacagggtgtgacagtgtgtaacagGGGGTGAGAGCATGTAACAgggtgtgacagtgtgtaacagGGGGTGAGAgcatgtaacagtgtgtaacagggtgtgacagtgtgtaacagGGGGGGTGAGAgcatgtaacagtgtgtaacagtgtgtgacagtgtgtaacagGGGGGGTGAGAgcatgtaacagtgtgtaacagtgtgtgacagtgtgtaacagggtgtgacagtgtgtaacagtgtgtaacagagGGGTGAGAGCATGTAACAGCATGTaacagtgtgtgacagtgtgtgacagGGTGTAACAGGGAGTTTATAAAACCAGGTTATTGAAGAACCTCACACTGATGCCCTCAGCAGGATTAGGGAGCGGTACCTTGTTGTGGAGACGAACCCAGCGGCTGTACAGGGCGTGTTTGCAGAGGTGAGACGGTCGGCCGAGGTCGTCCTTCCCTGTGGTGGCGTTGATGACCTCTAACCCCTGATCCCCCACCGTCCAGTTCACACTGAAGTTTGGAGCTTTACCGGGCTGCCGCGCCTCTGCGTTACtgattcctacacacacacacacacacacacactataatcagaATAAGCTTGCTTCATAatttagcaaatgaaaaaagcaaaagactGGAAGACAGATTagacatttattaatgatttatttatagtgtatttttgAATTCATAGtgttctatattttattttatgtattttatgtatttatatttagagtTTGGTTTTTATGTctcttaatttaatttataatagtTGTATagttctatatttatttttatataaacatctaatatttgttattattattgtcagtgctctgtattaatttaattatgtatttgaattatatacagttttctgattaatttatttggtttatttagtgtgtttatttaggGTGCTAGTGTGTACAGGCGTATTTATCTGATTTACTGTCTGATTCATTTGTAGCGTTgtataatatttgtttattacggatttgtgttttatttattgatagagtTTTGTATTTATAGTTTTTACATCATGTTGTTGTGGTGTTACTGGTGTAGAAGAAACTCACCCAGGCaggaagatttatttattactgtatcTAATTTGGTACACTGACAGTACGGTAATGAGTGTAAGGATGAACAGagctgtgtgatgatgatgatgatgatgatgatgacgttgatgatgatgatgatgatgatgatgatgatgatgatgggctGTACCGCTGAGCAGTGGTCTGCTGAGGGTGAAAGGTTGTGGTAACTCCTCTATATCTGCGACGCGCTGGTACATGGCCCTGCTGAGGTGATCCGCATGGTACAGACTGCCCAGGATTATACTGGAGAAATAGATGGGGCCTGAGAAATAACTCATCAGAGAACCCTGCACACCCACCACAttccacctgagagagagagagagagagagggagagagggagggagagagagacagaaaaacaatgagagacagacagaaacatgtagaaagagaaagtggaagagagaaagacagagagatagatagagagagagacacagagagagagaaacagggagggcatgggagtgagagagaaagagaaggagggaaagacagagaggaagaaggagtaggcgaaagagagatggagagagggagagagcatgtgagagagaaatatagagagaaaaaagagacagacagggagggcatgggagtgagagagagaaagagaaggagggaaagacagagaggaaaaaggagTAGGCAAGAGAGAgcatgtgagagagaaataaagagagagagaccgacagAAAGagtaacagagagacagaaaataggaaaagagagagaaagagaaggagggaaagacagagaggaagaagaagtaggcaagagagagagagagagagagagagagagagagagcatgtgagagagagagatacagagagaaagaaagagagagacagacaaagagcaacacagaaggaaagagaaatagacagagcaagagagacacatatattattatactgtgtatCGTGAAGTATcacaatatgatatttttgccatatcggCCATCcctagagagagtgtgtgtgtgtgtgtgtgtgtgtgtaaccgaGTATGTGATGTATATTAAACTGTatattaaatctgtgtgtgtgtgtgtgatgtgggtcTAATCAGAGCGCTAATCAGCCACTAGTGGAAGCACTGCTGAGGAGTGATTGGACCATTAAACCGCTGAGATCAGACAATCAGCTGGAAGTCAGCGGTGAAATTGTGAGTATTAATCAGTTTGAGCGTAAACGTAGAGTAACAGCTGCAACACACGGCTTTAACGATGCAGGGGAAAAGGTCACGTGACATCCTgcgtgtgattaaaaggagatAATTTATCATGGTGTAAATTATTCCACGGTAGGTAACGATGCCATGAGTCGCTCCTGTCGTGACGACGGTGATGACATCATACCTGGCGATCTTATCGCTGCAGGACATGGTGAGCAGCCTCTCCCCCTGCAGGACTCCGTCCCACGTCTGGATGGTGTTGCTGGAGCGGACCGGGATGGTTCCCTCTCCCGACTCGATCTTAGTGCGCAGCTGTCCTCGGGCTTTTCTGTTCGGGTGTCTGTCTCCCTGATCTGCTCCAAAAACACAACGAGAAGGACCACTTTCCACATCATCAATGCCATAAAACACCTTTTCCAGGTCTGAAGATCTGCAGCACAACTGTGCACTTAAACATTTCCTCTAAACTAAACACCTCAGGGGGAAAAACTCATAAAATCCTCCCTGAGAAGAGTTCTTTATGTTGGCTGAGTTCAGCTGAATTTGATGTAACTGAACTGAACTAAACATAATTAAACTGAGCTGGACTAAAGTGAATTAAAGTGAGCTGGACTAAAGTGAATTAAAGTGAGCTGGACTAAAGTGAATTAAAGTGAGCTGGACTGAAGTGAATTAAAGTGAGCTGGACTAAAGTGAATTAAAGTGAGCTGGACTAAAGTGAATTAAAGTGAGCtggactgaactgaattaaagtgagctggactaaagtgaattaaagtgagctggactgaactgaattaaactgaGCTGGACTAAAGTGAATTAAAGTGAGCTGGACTAAAGTGAATTAAAGTGAGCtggactgaactgaattaaagtgagctggactaaagtgaattaaagtgagctggactgaactgaattaaactgaGCTGGACTAAAGTGAATTAAAGTGAGCTGGACTAAAGTGAATTAAAGTGAGCtggactgaactgaattaaagtgagctggactgaactgaattaaagtgagctggactgaactgaattaaagtgagctggactaaactgaattaaagtgagctggactaaagtgaattaaagtgagctggactgaactgaattaaagtgagctggactaaagtgaattaaagtgagctggactgaactgaattaaagtgAGCTGGACTAAAGTGAATTAAACTGAGCTGGACTAAAGTGAATTAAAGTGAGCtggactgaactgaattaaagtgAGCTGGACTAAAGTGAATTAAACTGAGCTGGACTAAAGTGAATTAAAGTGAGCtggactgaactgaattaaagtgagctggactgaactgaattaaagtgagctggactaaagtgaattaaagtgagctggactaaattgaattaaagtgagctggactgaattgaattaaagtgagctggactgaactgaattaaagtgagctggactgaactgaattaaagtgagctggactgaactgaattaaagtgagctggactaaactgaattaaagtgagctggactaaattgaattaaagtgagctggactgaactgaattaaactgagctggactgaactgaattaaagtgagctggactgaactgaattaaagtgagctggactaaactgaattaaagtgagctggactaaagtgaattaaagtgagctggactgaactgaattaaagtgagctggactgaactgaattaaagtgagctggactgaactgaattaaagtgagctggactaaagtgaattaaagtgagctggactgaactgaattaaagtgagctggactaaactgaaatatttaaattgaGCTGTACTAAACTGAACTAAATTGAATTAAACAGAGCTGTACTAAACTGAATTGAACGGAGCTGGACTAAACTGGATTAGACTAAGCTGTAACTAATTTGAACTGAACTGATTTGgaataaactgaattgaaccAAGCTGGAGTAAATGAAATTGAGCTACATTGAACTAAATTAATCTAATATGAACTGAATTAAGCGAGTGTAAACTGCGTATAATTACTTGATCTAACATAAACCAACACGGATTGGTCGAGCTCTTCTGTACCCTGTACGTCACAATCgtatataataattaaaggaaattgaagtgaagtgaagcgaagtgaagtgaagtgaagcgaagcgaagtgaagtgaagtgttcACACCCTCAACAGCGGCTTCGTGTGGTGAGAAGATCCGAGCGTCTCCACACGGCGAGGTGCTGATGTACAGGTGGAACTGAACACCGTCCTTCAGCTGGTAGCCGTGCTGTTCACACCGCCGGAATATGGAGCGCTCATGATCCTCGGGATTGTTACtgcacaccccacacacacacacacacacacacacacacacacacacactattgttATCGCTGCTCAGTAAATGAAGTCCGCAGCTGACAATAAGCAAGAGGGTTTTATGCTCCGTCACCCGTAACACCCATCACTCAATCACTGTTTAACACACAGCCACATCTAAACACACCATGACCcatcaattacacacacacacacacacacacacatttacttccCATAATCCGAGTCTGAAATAGAATCTAACAATCAATTTTCCATCCCACTGTCTGCTGAGATTGATTTTTCCAATCAATTTTTTACAGAAGGGATTGGCAGCCATCAATCTTTATACGAGTTCAGtccactttaatttattttaatttaacacaCTGTTGCTGAGGCGTTCATgtctataaaaacacaaagccaTCTTAAAGTCTGTCCGTTTTAATAAACCAGGAATATACACTATTTTAAAATGGTGACGTTGTAATTTTATTGGATCGAGTCaacagggtttaaaaaaaaaaaaacactggttaTTGTAATATAATACTAAATGTAACACTTAGAGGCCGTTTCTAACCCCgcgttcacactagcaggtGACTAGCTGCTCATATTTGGTCTCTTGTGAGTTCTTGTTGCTTGTGGGAGTGGCTTGTCCACCATTTTCTGTTAGCTTTGATATGAaacaatagtagtagtagctatatacagcatatacactatagtagtagctatatatagcttgTAACGCTGACTAGTTCAATAATTAATTGGCGCACTAATCAGCGTGCGCTGCTTAAAAGTGAGCTAACCGTACTAGCTACGTGCACTCATCACAcccaccaacgatctctgctacttccttccaagctttatttttcttcgtaacaTCTCTATACACGTTTAATGAGAAGTCGTGTACGACAGGAGAAGATAAAAACATATCTCACCTGAGGAAGTACTCCAGCTGGCTGTACAGGTATCTGATTAGCGAACGGCGTGCGATGATCTCAGCGTGACAGTCGTTTAACGCCAGGCCTCGGTCACTCATGTACTCGCCGTTTATGCACTTGGTTCCCGTGGAAACGCAGATCACCTGTGCGTCCTTCACATCAATCCCTAAACATTGTACataagtgaaatgaaatgaaatatacagcaaaaaacttttttttccaaagtgaaAACAACCTAGAACACTTTTCATTTCTCAGCTGGATAGATTTTCGTAAACTGTTCGTATGTGAATTTACACctgaaatgtggtattcatgaattagttgaaaaaaaaaaagaaagtaatagCGCCCTATAAAAGTAGGAGGAGTTAGCGTGAGTTAGCGTGTGTCTACGGTAGCTGatgcactgcagtggctgagctgcgttactggaagatttagcataGCCACACTCTATCACCGTTCAGTTgccattttgtctcttttagcTCTTCGTGTGAGcatttttgccttttatggagatttgtgggcgtggctaaatgtaaatcagttgtGTCGTGAACACCCTCTGTAATTTATGGCATTTGCGAGAAAATCAGCGAAACTTATGTGAATCTCTTTGGAACATTTCATTTGGTTTGGCCACACAGACATctacacacaattttattatgtgcttgatgtgtatgtgtgtgtttgtttgtgtgtgtgtgtgtgtgtgtgtgtgtgtttgtataccTGTTGTCATAACAACACCAGCGAGGACTTTCCGTCGTGCGTGAGGTGATATGAAGTTGTCCGTCAGCTCGCTGAACTTTTCCACCACCAGTCGAGACACTGCATCTGCCAggacctgacacacacacacacacacacacacacacacacacacacacacacgctagtATAGGCAGGAAGATGACAGTGATGTGCTTCCTGTTTTAGCGGTGCACTCTATTCTCTCTGATGGTAATTAAGATTAGTTTCTCTCTAACGTTGTTGCTGTGGGTGAAATGGATGGATTATAGACGGCGGATTATCAGACGtgtaaataaacactgaatacgAACGGAAAGCTTAAGGGCTTTAATGTCTTGCGTACAAAGCCACTTCAATCACTATTACGCTCTGATTTAATTAATATCACACTAATGAAGATTGACAGGAGCTTTTTAACGAGGGTGAATGTCGGATCAACAAAGCCACTGATGCAAACAATTCACTGAATAATAAAGGAATTTACTGTAGCAGGAATATCGGGGGCCAAAACTTATCTGACAAAAGAAAGaggctataaaataaaatacagcgtGATGGAACACAGCGTTTCCTACCTGATATTTAGAGTTAGAATTTAAggtttatttaagattttatcAGCTAGTGTTTAGGGCTAAGAAAGGTTAGGGTTTATAGTTTAGGGTTTACGGTGCATAAATTAACTTTATACTCTTATGTAGAATCAATAAAACTGTCTTTGTGCACTGGGATCTCAGGTGCTTGTCCTCACCTGCGGCAGGTGTAACTGCAGACCGTCTCTGGGTATGGGCTGTCTAGACGGCGTCTGGTCCAGTTGCATGTTGAAGAGACCTGAAAGTGCCGCCTGAGCCGCACGTGCCTTCGCCAGCTTCTTATTCCGGCCTGATCCCTGAAAAACCTGCGAGTCCACCGTTACAGCCATCACAAAGTTCTTAGCGTGGCTCTCTCCGCTCTCGGCCACAAACTCGTACCTGAGGCCTGGCCGCAATTCGTTGAGGATCATCACAGCGTTCTTGCCGTGGCCCACAAGGACTGGCTGAGGCACCGAAACAGGCGTCGAGCACTCGTTCCGAGGGTGCAGGGTTCCGTTGGTGCTGGAAATGGGGCAGAACAGATCGTGAGGTGTCTCAAATCCGTTAAAGAGAGCGTCTGGGAAATCGGCTTGGTCCGAGGTGAAGTCTGTGTTGATGCTAAATGTGCGGCCCATGGCCACGTGAGCTTCGGAGGCGTTGGGGAACTGGACGAAAGAGCGCAGCGCCTTTTCCGCCGCACTCAGCTTGGCCTTCTTCTTCGTGGGTCCCGACCCCTCGAAGCGCTGCCCGTTGACCTCCACGCTCATGGCGAAGACCGGAGCGTGCACAGGCCCCGTCTGGGACAGGAGTTTGTACTGGAGGCCCGGTTTGATCTCATTCAGCTGCATGAGCGCATTCTTCGGCAACATCGGACCTGGCGCTTTCTTGCGCCTCTTGGGACGGAATttggagtgggcgtggcctcggTTGCCCTCCTCCAGTGGCCTCTTGCGTCTCGACCCCAGCGGTGCATTCCTATTGGCTGTTTGTAGCCCCGCCTTGGACGAAAAGTTATCCAGATTGCGGTTCTCTTTAACGTCGGTGCCGCATGAACCTGTGACGCCCAGGGAGAGCAACTTACAACGCCTTCGACGCAGGAtcttgtaaatgtaaaatttagaGCTTGGATCATCTCTGCTTTGCAACCAAGTCAAGATGATGTgagttcttttttaaaaaaaataaaaaaatatcgaAACTACACAATATTCAAGCGATCTTTATAGACTCAGGAGCTGGAATGTTGGAGAATGTTACTTGTACAACTATCAAAGttgttattttactgtattgtcTGTACTGTGAGTGTTGCCTCGTTGTACAAGTTGCATTCAAGTacgttttttaaatttttttttattttattgctctgCATCTAAAACTGCACTTTAAACTCCTTGTCGAAAATTGGATCCAACTAGCTACAAGGCAGCTAGCTAGAGGAGAATAGTTAGATAGCTAGGTATTTTATGTACTAATCATATTGTTGCATTATTTGCACAAATGTTTTTAGTTATCAAATGTCATGGTAATGAAGCCTTAGTGGTGTAATCTGGTTTAGTGTTTGTCCCGTTAGTGCTGCATTGTTTCCTGAGCTGTATGTTCTTCCTTACCACGAAATCgagacacaaaaacaaagtttaACGCTGCGTCCTCGTCATTCGTAACTTACGCTACGACAATCCTAGTGTGGCTTCGGTGTTTTCAGAGACACAGGATATCGATGCGTACCACATGAGCTGCCAAAAATACCTGCACACTTACCGCCGTAATTACACTAATATACTAATTTACTAATAAATGAACTCGCgtggaaaagttttttttttttacagaaagccACATCATCAGGTGCAAAGCTGAGCGCAAATttgtaacatttataacatcCTGCAGCAAAAGCTCGTTAGGTTACTTCTTTTGGGGCTCGAGGAtacaaaataaagagagagaatataagAGGGGGgatgagaagaaaagagagagagagagagagagagagagagagaaggctaGAGGAGGTATCAGGAGTTAAAGGTGGATTGTTGTCAAGGTCAGGGTTTATCCTTGTAAACAAATAACTATAATAAACAATCACCACAACGTTAAAGAGAAACAAGACATGATAAGCGTACGATACGTTTAggatttttgattttctttcattaagAAGCATTTAAGTGCGTATGAGGTCGTCACTGGAGGTTAAATTTAATACGTTTGAATTgaagttaatttatttataaaggcaAATAGGAGAAATCTAACTGGCACAAAGGAATCAAAACAATGTAATTAGTAAGACAAGCAATAaagtgtgcgcacacacacacacacacacacacacacacatcaaataaGAGATGTCTTTCTGCGTCCGTCTCAAATACGACCCTCCCGTACGCCacaattctggattctgattggtcaaacggtgttgattagttttccataacagcagctctgacactttTGCAggtttctaatacgttatcgtttctatagtaacagctcatttgcagGAACTTGTACAGCAAATAAATGGGCTGTGAAGTTTTcggtaaggagacatttattaacatcaatactgatggaaggagtctccagtgtcagcactttgtaacagtcagaggtaaagctgtaacttcaagttttctgacatcttcaggacagaggagttgttttttttgtcttattaactttaagagagagaggaaaaagagaggccgGTAAGTaaatgactataaatggatgaaaagtatgatgtgtcgttatttaaaagataaaaaaaaatttaatcactggcaaattgctgtggaataagaggaataaaacagggaGGATGATGGATGTCTGACCACTTACTCATACTCTCGTCTTCATCCACATCCACGCCGTGAAATGTCTGTGGATTCCGAGTGtgacctacagagagagagagagagacagagagagagagagagagagagagagatattgaaCATAACCgttaggtgtgtgtatgagtgatgTGAGTGTAATGTGATCTTCGGAAAGGCGTGACCATCAGACGATCTGTACGGCTTTGAGGGCGGGGCTTCTGGGGCTCGGGGGTAAGGTCACACATAACA carries:
- the adarb1a gene encoding double-stranded RNA-specific editase 1a isoform X2 is translated as MLPKNALMQLNEIKPGLQYKLLSQTGPVHAPVFAMSVEVNGQRFEGSGPTKKKAKLSAAEKALRSFVQFPNASEAHVAMGRTFSINTDFTSDQADFPDALFNGFETPHDLFCPISSTNGTLHPRNECSTPVSVPQPVLVGHGKNAVMILNELRPGLRYEFVAESGESHAKNFVMAVTVDSQVFQGSGRNKKLAKARAAQAALSGLFNMQLDQTPSRQPIPRDGLQLHLPQVLADAVSRLVVEKFSELTDNFISPHARRKVLAGVVMTTGIDVKDAQVICVSTGTKCINGEYMSDRGLALNDCHAEIIARRSLIRYLYSQLEYFLSNNPEDHERSIFRRCEQHGYQLKDGVQFHLYISTSPCGDARIFSPHEAAVEDQGDRHPNRKARGQLRTKIESGEGTIPVRSSNTIQTWDGVLQGERLLTMSCSDKIARWNVVGVQGSLMSYFSGPIYFSSIILGSLYHADHLSRAMYQRVADIEELPQPFTLSRPLLSGISNAEARQPGKAPNFSVNWTVGDQGLEVINATTGKDDLGRPSHLCKHALYSRWVRLHNKLSQTLRIRVARPASYHEAKQGAADYHSAKQTLIQAFQKAGLGAWVKKPIEQDQFSLTQ
- the adarb1a gene encoding double-stranded RNA-specific editase 1a isoform X1 — its product is MSSCGTDVKENRNLDNFSSKAGLQTANRNAPLGSRRKRPLEEGNRGHAHSKFRPKRRKKAPGPMLPKNALMQLNEIKPGLQYKLLSQTGPVHAPVFAMSVEVNGQRFEGSGPTKKKAKLSAAEKALRSFVQFPNASEAHVAMGRTFSINTDFTSDQADFPDALFNGFETPHDLFCPISSTNGTLHPRNECSTPVSVPQPVLVGHGKNAVMILNELRPGLRYEFVAESGESHAKNFVMAVTVDSQVFQGSGRNKKLAKARAAQAALSGLFNMQLDQTPSRQPIPRDGLQLHLPQVLADAVSRLVVEKFSELTDNFISPHARRKVLAGVVMTTGIDVKDAQVICVSTGTKCINGEYMSDRGLALNDCHAEIIARRSLIRYLYSQLEYFLSNNPEDHERSIFRRCEQHGYQLKDGVQFHLYISTSPCGDARIFSPHEAAVEDQGDRHPNRKARGQLRTKIESGEGTIPVRSSNTIQTWDGVLQGERLLTMSCSDKIARWNVVGVQGSLMSYFSGPIYFSSIILGSLYHADHLSRAMYQRVADIEELPQPFTLSRPLLSGISNAEARQPGKAPNFSVNWTVGDQGLEVINATTGKDDLGRPSHLCKHALYSRWVRLHNKLSQTLRIRVARPASYHEAKQGAADYHSAKQTLIQAFQKAGLGAWVKKPIEQDQFSLTQ
- the adarb1a gene encoding double-stranded RNA-specific editase 1a isoform X3 — translated: MSRSCCSSMATSYLCLIRHRSKRRRKKRSERKGHTRNPQTFHGVDVDEDESMSSCGTDVKENRNLDNFSSKAGLQTANRNAPLGSRRKRPLEEGNRGHAHSKFRPKRRKKAPGPMLPKNALMQLNEIKPGLQYKLLSQTGPVHAPVFAMSVEVNGQRFEGSGPTKKKAKLSAAEKALRSFVQFPNASEAHVAMGRTFSINTDFTSDQADFPDALFNGFETPHDLFCPISSTNGTLHPRNECSTPVSVPQPVLVGHGKNAVMILNELRPGLRYEFVAESGESHAKNFVMAVTVDSQVFQGSGRNKKLAKARAAQAALSGLFNMQLDQTPSRQPIPRDGLQLHLPQVLADAVSRLVVEKFSELTDNFISPHARRKVLAGVVMTTGIDVKDAQVICVSTGTKCINGEYMSDRGLALNDCHAEIIARRSLIRYLYSQLEYFLSNNPEDHERSIFRRCEQHGYQLKDGVQFHLYISTSPCGDARIFSPHEAAVEDQGDRHPNRKARGQLRTKIESGEGTIPVRSSNTIQTWDGVLQGERLLTMSCSDKIARWNVVGVQGSLMSYFSGPIYFSSIILGSLYHADHLSRAMYQRVADIEELPQPFTLSRPLLSGISNAEARQPGKAPNFSVNWTVGDQGLEVINATTGKDDLGRPSHLCKHALYSRWVRLHNKLSQTLRIRVARPASYHEAKQGAADYHSAKQTLIQAFQKAGLGAWVKKPIEQDQFSLTQ